Part of the Candidatus Methylomirabilota bacterium genome, ATCGGCTGATCACGATGGGGAAGCAGAAAGGCTTCCTCACGTACGACGAGGTCAACGACGCCCTGCCGTCCGACATCGTCTCGCTCGACCAGCTCGACGACATCATGATGATGTTCGGCGCCATGGACATCGAGGTCGTCGACTCGGCCAAGGCGGGCCGGCTCCCCTCCGAGGTGGGACGCGAGCGCCAGCCGCAGCGGGCCGAGGAGGCGGACGACGACGGGCCGCCCGAGCCGATCGATCTGACGCCGGGCCCCGTCGGGCGCACCGAGGATCCGGTCCGGCTCTACCTCCGCGAGATGGGTCGGGTCGCACTCCTCACGCGTGAGGGCGAGATCGCGCTCGCCAAGCGCATCGAGGAGGGCAAGAACCAGGTCGCCGTCGCGATCCTCTCGACCAACCTCGCGCTCGAGCGCTTCCGCGAGCTGCGCGAGCAGCTCAAGCGGACCGACATCTCCGTCAAGGAGGTCGTGGACGTCAACGAGGAGGAGTTCACCGAGGAGAAGGAGATCGAGCTGACGCGCCAGGTCGTCGCCGCCTTCGCCACCGTGGACCGGCTCCTCCGCGAGCGCGACCGGTTCGTCGCGCAGGCCCGGCGGCTCCGCGCCAAGACCGGCGGCCGGAAGAAGACGAAGAAGGGCAAAGAACCGGCCTGGCGCAGGCTCGACGCCCAGGCCCACCAGCGCCAGCAAAAGGTCCTCGACAACCTCCGCAAGCTCAACATCGGCAACCAGATCATCGACCGCGAAGACCTCGACCCCGCCCGCCGCGGCCTCGTCCAGCGCCTGCGCGACCTGCTCGACGACGTCGAGCGCGCGGAGCGGGTCATCCACCTCTGGACCAACGGGCGCCGCCCGTCGCCGGAGGAGGTGCAGAACCTCATCTACGTCTCCTTCCGCGACCCCGGCGCCGGTGGCAACGGCCCGCTCGCCGACCTTCATCTGAGGGCCGCGAAGAAGTTCCCGTCCCCGAAGCAGCAGCAGATCTGGGTCGCCCAGCAGGAGATCAAGCTCGCGGAGCACCGCGCCAACGCCAAGGCCGACGAGATCAAGCGCGTCATGGCGATCATCAAGCAGGGCCAGGTGAGGGCGGCGCAGGCGAAGAAGGAGATGGTGGAGGCGAACCTCCGCCTCGTCATCTCGATCGCCAAGAAGTACACGAACCGCGGCCTGCAGTTCCTCGACCTCATCCAGGAAGGCAACATCGGCCTGATGAAGGCCGTGGACAAGTTCGAGTATCGCCGCGGCTACAAGTTCTCGACGTACGCGACCTGGTGGATCCGCCAGGCGATCACCCGGGCCATCGCCGACCAGGCGCGGACCATCCGCATCCCCGTGCACATGATCGAGACGATCAACAAGCTCATCCGGACCTCGCGCCAGCTCGTGCAGGAGCTCGGCCGCGAGCCCACCCCGGAGGAGATCGCGTCGAAGATGGACGTGCCGGTGGACAAGGTCCGGAAGGTGCTAAAGATCGCGCAGGAGCCGATCTCGCTCGAGACGCCGATCGGCGAGGAGGAGGACAGCCACCTCGGCGATTTTATCGAGGACAAGCAGGTGGTCTCGCCCGTGGAGTCGATCATCGGCCTGTCGCTGCGCGAGCAGACGAACAAGGTGCTCAACACGCTGACGCCGCGCGAGGAGAAAGTGCTGCGCCTCCGGTTCGGCCTCTCCGACGGCTGCGAGCACACCCTCGAGGAGGTCGGCCAGGACTTCGCGGTCACCCGCGAGCGCATCCGCCAGATCGAGGCCAAGGCGCTGCGCAAGCTCCGGCACCCGTCCCGCTCGAAGAAGCTCCGGAGCTTCCTGGAGACCTGAGCGGCTATCATGGCGCCGAGGGCCCATAGCTCAATGGCAGAGCAGCCGGCTCATAACCGGTTAGATCTTGGTTCGAGTCCAGGTGGGCCCACCATCTTGGGGAGATCGTGGATTCCCAGCTGCTGACGCTGATCGACCTGCAGGCGCGCGACACGCGGCTCGCCGCGCTCGAGGCCGAGGCCGCGCGGCTGCCGAAGCAGATAGAGGCGATCCACACCACCCTCGCCGAAGCCAAGAAGGCCCTCGACGCCCTGAAGACGAAGATCGACATCACGAAGAAGGACCTCCGCACGAAGGAAAAGGACCTCGAGGTCGTCACCGCCAAGCGGCAGAAGTCCGAGGCGCGCCTCTGGGAGGTCAAGAACAACACCGAGTACTCCGCCGTCCTCGCCGAGATCGAGGCGATCAAGCAGGAGAAGGGCAAGGGCGAGGAGGAGATCCTCGCCCTCATGGAGCTCCAGGAGAAGCTCGCCGTGGACGTCCACGAGGCCGAGGCGCAGTGGAACCGCCGCGAGACGCAGGCCCAGCAGGACGAGACGGTCGTCCGGCGCAAGCTCGCCCAGGTCGAGCAGGAGCTGGCCATCGTCCGGACCGAGCGCGAGTCGCGCGCCCGCGAGCTCCCCCGCCCGCTCCTCGCCGACTACGAGAAGATCCTGAAGGCGCGCGCCGGCGTCGCGATCGTCGCCGTGAACAGCGCCGCCGTCTGCGGCGGCTGCCGCGTCTCGATCCGGCCGCAGGCGATCCAGGAGCTGAAGGCCGCGAGCAACCTGATGCTCTGCGAGAGCTGCGGCCGCTACCTCTACTGGCAGGAGCCCGCCTGACGGCTCGGGCCGCGAAGCCCTCCCCGCTCCCCGACATCACGCTCTACACGGACGGCGCCTGCACGGGGAACCCGGGGCCCGGCGGCTGGGCGGCGATCATCCTCGACGGCGGCGCCGAGCGCGTGGTCTCGGGCGCCGCGCCCCACTCGACGAACCAGCGCATGGAGCTCACCGCCGTCGCCGAGGGCCTCGCCGCGATCCCGGGCCGCCGGCGCGTCCACGTCCACTCGGACAGCGCCTACATCGTGAACTGCTTCCGCGAGGGCTGGTGGGAGCGCTGGGAGCGGACCGGCTGGAAGAACAGCCAGAAGCAGCCCGTCGCGAACCGCGACCTCTGGGAGCGGCTCCTGGCCGAGACGCGCCGCCACGACGTCGTCTGGCACAAGGTGCGCGGCCACAGCGGCGACCCGTTGAACGAGCGCGCGGACGCGCTCGCGCGCGAGGCCATCCAGACGCTGTGAGTCTGGAAGGAGCATCCCGAATACGGACCGAAGAATGCCCTGAGCTACTG contains:
- the rpoD gene encoding RNA polymerase sigma factor RpoD, which translates into the protein MSDEPKLEELDRLITMGKQKGFLTYDEVNDALPSDIVSLDQLDDIMMMFGAMDIEVVDSAKAGRLPSEVGRERQPQRAEEADDDGPPEPIDLTPGPVGRTEDPVRLYLREMGRVALLTREGEIALAKRIEEGKNQVAVAILSTNLALERFRELREQLKRTDISVKEVVDVNEEEFTEEKEIELTRQVVAAFATVDRLLRERDRFVAQARRLRAKTGGRKKTKKGKEPAWRRLDAQAHQRQQKVLDNLRKLNIGNQIIDREDLDPARRGLVQRLRDLLDDVERAERVIHLWTNGRRPSPEEVQNLIYVSFRDPGAGGNGPLADLHLRAAKKFPSPKQQQIWVAQQEIKLAEHRANAKADEIKRVMAIIKQGQVRAAQAKKEMVEANLRLVISIAKKYTNRGLQFLDLIQEGNIGLMKAVDKFEYRRGYKFSTYATWWIRQAITRAIADQARTIRIPVHMIETINKLIRTSRQLVQELGREPTPEEIASKMDVPVDKVRKVLKIAQEPISLETPIGEEEDSHLGDFIEDKQVVSPVESIIGLSLREQTNKVLNTLTPREEKVLRLRFGLSDGCEHTLEEVGQDFAVTRERIRQIEAKALRKLRHPSRSKKLRSFLET
- a CDS encoding C4-type zinc ribbon domain-containing protein; the protein is MDSQLLTLIDLQARDTRLAALEAEAARLPKQIEAIHTTLAEAKKALDALKTKIDITKKDLRTKEKDLEVVTAKRQKSEARLWEVKNNTEYSAVLAEIEAIKQEKGKGEEEILALMELQEKLAVDVHEAEAQWNRRETQAQQDETVVRRKLAQVEQELAIVRTERESRARELPRPLLADYEKILKARAGVAIVAVNSAAVCGGCRVSIRPQAIQELKAASNLMLCESCGRYLYWQEPA
- the rnhA gene encoding ribonuclease HI; translated protein: MTLYTDGACTGNPGPGGWAAIILDGGAERVVSGAAPHSTNQRMELTAVAEGLAAIPGRRRVHVHSDSAYIVNCFREGWWERWERTGWKNSQKQPVANRDLWERLLAETRRHDVVWHKVRGHSGDPLNERADALAREAIQTL